The genomic DNA TCGTCCCCGACGAGAACTGCCGATTCCTGATGAAGGTCCGCCACAGTGCGTTCTACGCCACGTCGCTGGGATATCTGCTCAACCAGCTCGACGCCCAACGGGTGATCCTCACCGGCCAGGTCACCGAGCAGTGCATCCTCTACAGCGCACTCGACGCCTACGTCCGGCACTTCGAGGTGGTGGTGGCCCGCGACTGCGTGGCCGCCATCGACAACGAGCTGGGCCGGGCGGCATTGACGATGATGGAGAGCAACATGCGGGCGTCGATCGTGGATGCGGCGGACTGCCTGGACTGACCCGGGTGAGCGCTATTCTCGATGGAGTGGAAGCACCAGAACTCGTCGCGCTGCTGGCCGAGCGGCGGGTGGCTGTGCTGACCGGCGCGGGCATGTCGACCGACTCCGGCATCCCGGACTATCGCGGCCCGGACTCACCGCCGAGCAACCCGATGACCATCCGGCAGTTCACCTCTGACCCGGAGTTCCGGCAACGCTACTGGGCCCGCAACCACGTGGGCTGGCGGCACATGGCCGAGACCCTGCCCAACGCCGGCCA from Mycolicibacterium tokaiense includes the following:
- a CDS encoding cysteine hydrolase family protein, whose protein sequence is MTATAVLVIDMLNTYEHPDADKLVPNVEPTVEPLADLIARTRKRDDADLIYVNDNYGDFTADHSGLVASALDGARPDLVKPIVPDENCRFLMKVRHSAFYATSLGYLLNQLDAQRVILTGQVTEQCILYSALDAYVRHFEVVVARDCVAAIDNELGRAALTMMESNMRASIVDAADCLD